The nucleotide window GGTGCTCAAAGGCACCTGGGCTGCTTTATAGGGCCTGCTGTGAGCCTGGCCTAAGGGAACAGACCTGGGAAACTCCCAAGCATGACAAGGGAAACTCCTGGCTCCTgactgcagtgccagtgccctgAGGCAGAGCCAGATTTCACAGCTAGTAAAGGGGaattgctgtgccagggggTCACACTTCACAGATACTCAAAGGAAGAGCTGGGCTCATTGTGGGGAGAGGAAACTGGCAGGAACAGTAGGACAGCACACAGGAATAACATGAAAGGCCAAGCTATGTTGTCCTTGTGGCCTTGTTAATTTTCTAAATAGGGAAGGGTAAATCCGTGGTTCTCCAGCGAGTGGACATAGTGTTTGGTTGGAACGTTTACTCAGAGGCCAGCTTCTGGTGAAGGCCTCTTTTCCTGGCCTTAGTCGGGGCCTGTTGATCAGGACTTTTTACTTCCGTGTCCCATCTGTCAAAGTGGTCAAGGACAAACTCTAAGCCCATCTGTGTTTGATATGGACAGCTGGGTCTAGTGCAAGccatcccacccagcccatGGTAGGTTGGAGCTATGTGATCTTCAAgccctccaacccaaaccattctactGCTCCTTGATTTGATTTGCTCCTTCCCCCAGTGGGCTGCCATGCCACAGGCCGCAGTGCCCACAACATGGAACCCCATCCTCCGTGACATCAGCCCCAGGGCCAAGGAtaccctggctgctgctgcgggCATTgcggctgtggctgtgctgctgcacgGAGCCCTCAGTGCTTGCAGCTGACACGCGCCTCTGGCAGCCATGAATGGGCTCGGCCTCCTCGTCCTGCTCACCGTGCCTGGGCTGGCACACGGCTTATGGGACAACTGTGGGTAAGTGGCCCCAGATGCTGTAAGGGAGCCATGGCAACACTTGGGGCCTTCCCTGGAGGgcctccctgtccccctgtgaGAGTCCATCTGAAAGCCTCTcatttgttctgcccaacgacccttGCCTGAGGCCTAAGAAGACCCCTCAAACTGCACCCCCATGGCCGGGCCACAGCTTCCCAGCCCCATGGGGAAGCCTCAGTTCCTTGCAGCAGCCAGGTGCTGGcacggacagacacacagcccaTGGGCTTCCCTGGCCTGCTGTGCGTGCAAGCCCTtgaggggagggcagagggcTGAGCTTCAGCCTGAGCCACAGCAGGCCAGGAACAAGCATGGAAATGACTTTCTTCTTGCAGATGGACCTGCGGGCTCCGAGCTCCGCCACCTGTCTACAGACCCATGACTTATTCCTATGGCAATGTGTCTTACGGCATGACACGCATCGTGGGTGGTGCAAATGCCCTGCCAGGGTCCTGGCCATGGATGGTCAGCATCCAACATCCCAGGATACGAGACCTGAAGCATCTGTGTGGAGGGTCCCTCATTGGCCACCAGTGGGTCCTCACAGCAGCTCACTGCTTCGACATCATTTTGtaaggaggagcagggaatggggacatcTCATAACACCAGCAGGTGCCCTCTTAACAGCTCCACCTGATAttcccatccccttccctctcaggcagcccagctgccacACTGCTCAGGAGAAGCCTGGCCCTGTGCCAAGGCTTCCTAGCAGCTTCCAGATTGACATTCCCCCAGCCTAAGGCATACGAGGCAACTCACAcctgccagagcacagctccctctctgccttgccaagcagagctctggcaactgctgggctgctgtggcacaTGGCTCTGCTCACCCTCAGCTGTCTCTCCATGCCTTCTAGTGATCCCAACCTGCTGTATGTGGTGATTGGAGCCACTCAGTTGACTAAGCCAGGCCGTGAGGCACAAGTGCGCCATGTCAAGCAGGTGCTGATACACTCTTACTACAATTCGAATAACATGAAGTATGATATTGCCATTCTGGAATTGGACCATCCTGTCCAGTGCAGCCAATACATCCAGCTGGCCTGTGTGCCCGATGCCCAACTGAGAGTGTCAGAGCTGCAAAACTGCTGGATTGCTGGCTGGGGTTCCATTGCTGAGGGAGGTGAGTTCCCAAGAGACATTTCTGGGCCAGCACAGCACGTTGGGGTGAGGGTTTGGGCTTCCCCACTGCAGAGGCCAAAGCCAGACTGCAGGACATATGCCTCTGTAGAGATGGACCTGGCCATCTGCTTGCTCCCCAGaggcaagcagcagctccagtgtcTCTGTAAAGGCAGAGCAAATAAATTGAGAAATGGATCCCTCACGAAAAGCCTTGGGAGGAGAACTGGGAAGGAGTTGCTAGGGGCTCATTCCTTTCTCTGCTCATAGATAGAAAAGCGAGTGATCACCTGCAGGAAGCCAAGGTCCGGCTCATCAATGTCAAGCTCTGCAACAGTAGCCACTGGTACTCAGGGAGAATCCACACCCACCACTTGTGCGCTGGTTACCCAGAGGGCAAAATCGACTCCTGCCAGGTAGGAGCATGCCATGAGCCActcagcccccagcagcaccagcagcacaggcagcactgccccaacacagcccaggcactgctTTGCACGGCCACTCAGtcacccccccagcccctgctcccccaaCTGCTCTGGGGCTTCCCACACACTCCCCAtccacacctgcctgcccagtgCCCCCCTTGTGCCACAAAGCCCAGAAAGCCCAGCTAGTGCTCTTGGCAGCCCAGAGATCCAGGTGCCAAACGCCCATCCTCTGCACATCCAGGAGCCCTGTGCAGAGAGGACAGAGAGAGTCCTACCCTACAGGACCCAAAGCCATTCACAGCCAAGCTCCTGGAGgctccagcccctgggcagagccttcctctgcctggaatacagctctggcaggggctgtgggagagAAGGAGACAGCCCAGTGCAGACAGGGGCCACCAACACCACCTTaatcctctctgctctgctgcagggtgacagCGGTGGTCCTCTCATGTGCCAAGAGAAATACAGTGACTACTGGTGGGTCATTGGAATAACCAGCTTTGgaagaggctgtgccagggcaaaGAAGCCTGGAGTCTACACCTCCACTCAGCACTTCTATGAATGGATCCTGTACCTGATGAACCTGAGCCCAGATGAAAGTTTGTTTCCAACTTCAGGGGCATGTAGTCATTATCTGACCACTTCACACCCATGGAGTCATTATTTTACCACCCCACAACCCCCTCAGAAGCCATGGCCAAGACCAACCCCCTCTCTGAAACCAGGGCCAGTACCAGGAACATTGGGCAAAGTTAACTTCTGCCCATTTCCTATCAAGATTCTGGTGGAATTCTTTACTCGAGTGAAGAAACTCCTCCAGCAGATCTTTGCACAAAGCATATCttgagcagcaggacagcaacAACCGAGGCCACACTGCAGTGCGAAGCAGCCTTTTCCTGCTGGGCAATGCCTGCTGATCCAAAGGCAGCCACAGTGTCAAAAGCCTGCTCTGTCTTGCCCACACTACTCCTCCTCTCTTTTGTGTATGCAGACACCACAGTTACCTGAAGTAAAGTTGCCTATGGTCACAAGGAACCATCTTTTTGGTCCAATTTCAACTCCTGGGCAAAGCAAGTACTGCTTTTTATCCTCTGTACCTGCAGAATGAGCCTGAGAGGATATAGGGACAGAGTGGCTCCAAAGAGCTCCAAAGTGCCTGGTCAGAGAGGACAGTGCTCTGAgtcaccatgggctgcagaaaCCTGGCACATCAAGCCTAGGAAGGGGATAGGGTAAAAGCAGACACCTTGGGGGTGGTGCTCAAAGGCACCTGGGCTGCTCAATAGGGCCTGCTGTGAGCCTGGGCTAAGGGAACACACCTGGGAAACTCCCAAGCATGACAAGGGAAACTCCTGGCTCCTgactgcagtgccagtgccctgAGGCAGAGCCAGATTTCACAGCTAGTAAAGGGGGATTGCTGTGCCAGGGGGTCACACTTCACAGATACTCAAAGGAAGAGCTGGGCTCATTGTGGGGAGAGGAACCTGGCAGGACCAGTAGGAGAGCACACCAGGAATGCCATGGAAGGCCAAGGTGAGTGGGTCAACAGGAGCTGCAACACCAAGGCTGTTTACAGGCAGGGCCAACCTGTGAGTCAGGGGATAAGATCCCTGGTCTTGGCTCCATTTTTGGGAGGAGACAAGGGCAGAGAAAGGGAGGAGTCAAGGAAGATGAGAGGGCTGAATAAGCCTGGCAGATGGAGAGAAGGGGCAATCAaagagcacagacacacactgcaTCTCGGTGTGCTTCTCTGCCTGACTGCTGCACATAATCCTCTCAGGATGGGAAAGAAACTCTTTTGCCCTTATTTTCCCACAGCCAAACGGCATAGACAATGGTCTTTGGCTTAGAGCAGGAGCATCCTCCTCTGTCTACAGTTGCTCTGTGTCTCTGACCACCCTGGCATGAGGGTGCCCCAAGTGCCTTCATTAGTTCGAACCCAGAACAGCATAACAAGGGCATGGAGCATGCCAGAGGGCATTTCTCTGGCTGATGTGGCCAGCACAGACTGTGGTGCACCTGCATTTCACTGCACCTTCTGCAGGAAGGATGATGCAGCTTGGGCACTTCACTGCTCACCCGCTGTGGCTGTGACTGGATTGGCTCCTGAGCCAAGCAGATACATGtttcctgcaggagcccctTCCCACAGTATGGCCACTGCAAGCAGCCACAACAGAAGTGGGCCAGCTGGGGAATATGTGGCATAAATATCGAGAGATGGGAATAATGGAGTTATCTCAGAACAAAGAATTcttaatgtaaaaataacagaagtaGAAACCACATGGTACCACTGACAGCTTCCAAAGAGCCCGAAACCCAAAAAGCACAGAGGTATATAGATGGGGTGGAGGAATAGGTTCTAATTAGTAACAAGGAACAGAACCATATATGTAGCTGGCAGCTAGCCAAACATATCTCAAAACCAAGAACAACACTTTATTTGTAACAAACTAGTTTACATATTAGTTCCCATGAGACTACTCTTCTTTCTATTCTCTCACCATGATGGAAGGATGTCCTTCCTCCTAGCTAGATGTCTTCCAGGGCTTGAAGCTGAAGCTCTGCATCTGCAGATGAAGCCAGCTCCCTGTCCAGCTCAATTTCCACTACACAGAGTTTCTGGTTTTGGAAGAATCTTGTGGGAAaaaggctgcagagagcagggtgCCAGAAATTCCCCAGGGCCTGCACAGCCTCATCCTGCGAGATGAGAGGCttaaagaaagcagcagagagcctTCCTACAAGGGCAGGTACCAATAGGGCAAGAGCCAGTGGCTTTACAGAGTCAGAGGGTAGCTTTAGATGAGATTATAGGAAGGAATTCTTGACTGTGAGGGTACTGGGGCACTGGTATGGGtccctcagagcagctgtgcttgCCCCATCCCTCAAAGAGTTCAGTGATAGGCTTTGAGCCAGGCTCTGAGTCTAGTGCAAGGTGTTCCTGCTCATAGGAGACAGATGATAActtaagatcccttccaatccaaaccatctTATGATTCTAAGATCTGTGGAGTACATTGAGTAAAACTCTGCCTTCTCCAGAAGCACTGATGATCTCCAGCTGTCATTCATTAATGTTAATTAGCATAAATGAGTGTGTCATATCCAGAGTTCCACATTTGGTCTTTTACAATAAGTGAAAATTAAACCAGCAATTTAGTAATAGTTACAACAGACACATCTGCACCATAATGTCAAATTGATACAAACAATCACCTTATCAAATACATGCATTAGTGCCTTCAGAGTGATATGGCTAGTACTCATGAAGAGAGAGCAAGTACTGTATATGAAGTATAAATATGtatctaaaaatataaaaatagctGTCACAAAGTGTTCTCTCTTGGGGTATCTGTGAGGGACTAGCTGGCAAGGCACTGAATTCTTTGTTGCAAGCTCCTACACGAGCAGGAGGCAGGATGAAGGCAGGACTAGGAACACGAGGATTCCTTACTGCAGTCACAGACAGTTCATGAAATTTAGTAAAGATTGTATTTGAAGAGCAGAGGATAGAAAGATGCACCTGATAGTTTTCTTTTGCTATATATTGCACTTCTTGCATATAGAAGAAGAGTTCTAAACCTTTATTTTGGAGAAAGAAACAACATACTGGAgaaattctttctgttttgtccCTAGACTGAGTCTTCTGACTCACAGCAGACAGGATAGGGGTGGAGATGGGATGGGCCAGACAGCATGCCTCATCTGATCATTGGAGTTGGATTAAGTCTGGATTTAAGCAACCTTTTCTCATCTCTGCATACTTCAGCATCTCCAGCCGAAATTAATCTACAACAGCCTGTAAGGCTTAACAAAGTTCTGGCTGTGCCTTGTTCCAAATTCATTCTTTGCAATTTGAGGTAATGTGGAAGGCATGAAGCCTAGTGTCTCAATTTGACCATTCTTGAGACTTTCACAATACTCTCTGGAGTGTTTACTCTCCTGGCCTTCAGTTACAAGAATATTTTAACCCAATCTTTTGATAACCTGAATCCTAAAATCATCTTACAGGTTTATGTTTATGAAGGCATAAGATATTTAAGATAACCTGGatacttttaaataattaaatattttttgttattaatgCTGTTCCCTCAGAGCCCTATCATTCGCATTTCTTGATTTTTATCCAAGGATGTGATGTAAACAGACTTTCAGCAGAGAGACAAGGTTCATTCCCACATATACCTAGAGGATGGTAAAAGCCCACAATATTTTTACTTCCCacatttcctctgcatttttggAAGTTTGGGGAGAAATTTGTACCATAAATCGCTCATATCTGTCTTGAAAGTGCCAGACCCCCTGGTTTGAGATTGCAACACTTAGTTCCTTAAATTCTATGTAATAAAGTTATCTACATTCCTCCTTGGTACATGGAGGCTTACATGAAGTTATGAGTGTTGGGATTTGAGTAATTGTAAACTGTACCTAATGCTTATTAAAGGAATAGTTTTGATCACCCATACATGCATCCAGAACATACCAGAGCTGTGCATACTTGATTCCTATCATCTGCTgagactggatttttttaatttgaaaagccATTTCTGGTAATGGAAGAAAACCCTTCCCCTCTGATATTTCTGCCAGTGTGTAGCAGTAGGATGtgcagcactaaagccaagaGGGAGACAACCTGTCTGGTTCCTGTTTTTTCTCACCTTGGTGGGTCAACCTTCCAGGCtggcatccctgcctgcccttaTCCCTGCACACAAAGGGAAGCTGTTGCTAAGCAGCTGTGGACCATGCATCACAGCCTGgtttgaaaatgaagaattaacTAGATTAGTTTTGATGAAGACAAGGTACAGCAGAAGAAcaggcaggagaaaggaaaagtaaaatataaaaggCAGCTGTGATCTGCGCTAGAGAACAGAGAGTGTCCAAACAGAAGAAGGAATTTTGGaagcaaagaagaaattatgGAAGAAATACATAGAGAATGAGGTGTTCTTCAGGGCAAGTGCTGTCTCTATGCTTATATATCACTTAACACTGCAAAGCTCCAACCCAGGGATCTTCAAGGAAAATATCATAATAGAAACAAGTGAACAAAAAGTGCTGCCACAAAACCTTTCATCTCAGCCTCTCACTGGTCCTGTCTTAAACACAGCCTCACAGCCACTTTTAGTATGAGATGAAAAGCATggaaggaaaagggatggaaattACTAGTTCAATTTTTTTGTCCTGGGAATTTTTTAGCTCCATTGACTCCTTAAGCTATGCTGGTTTGAGTGACATCAACATTGCAGCCACCTCAGGTGACTGCGTAGTGGCTGGGGACTCACTATATATATTTTGTAACCCTAACAATGTCACTCTGCATTCATCCATAGCTCATAGAgaatttttcttccaataaGACGTTCTATGCTAATTAAGCGTGGCCAAATCTCTTTCTTTTGGATTGCCTGAATTCCTGGGCCTGAGAATCTCAATCATAGCATTCCAC belongs to Oenanthe melanoleuca isolate GR-GAL-2019-014 chromosome 3, OMel1.0, whole genome shotgun sequence and includes:
- the LOC130250519 gene encoding acrosin-like, producing MNGLGLLVLLTVPGLAHGLWDNCGWTCGLRAPPPVYRPMTYSYGNVSYGMTRIVGGANALPGSWPWMVSIQHPRIRDLKHLCGGSLIGHQWVLTAAHCFDIIFDPNLLYVVIGATQLTKPGREAQVRHVKQVLIHSYYNSNNMKYDIAILELDHPVQCSQYIQLACVPDAQLRVSELQNCWIAGWGSIAEGDRKASDHLQEAKVRLINVKLCNSSHWYSGRIHTHHLCAGYPEGKIDSCQGDSGGPLMCQEKYSDYWWVIGITSFGRGCARAKKPGVYTSTQHFYEWILYLMNLSPDESLFPTSGACSHYLTTSHPWSHYFTTPQPPQKPWPRPTPSLKPGPVPGTLGKVNFCPFPIKILVEFFTRVKKLLQQIFAQSIS